A genomic window from Flintibacter sp. KGMB00164 includes:
- a CDS encoding DUF1846 domain-containing protein — MTRQGFDNQKYLTMQSQHIQERIAQFGGKLYLEFGGKLFDDFHASRVLPGFEPDSKIRMLAQMKDKAEIILVINAADIEKNKVRGDLGITYDSDVLRLIDAFRGMDLYVGSVVVTQYAGQQAADLFQKRLESLGVRVYRHYPIAGYPHNIAQIVSDDGFGKNDYVETTRPLVVITAPGPGSGKMATCLSQLYHEHKRGVTAGYAKFETFPIWNLPLKHPVNLAYEAATADLDDVNMIDPFHLQAYGETTVNYNRDVEVFPVLSAMFEKITGTCPYKSPTDMGVNMAGNCIYDDEACQDAARQEIVRRYYDALCERRQGKDVDHAVYKLELLMQQAGVTTAERSVVAQANQLAEETGEPAMAIELPDGQMVTGKTSELMGCSAAALLNALKALSGVGGHGVHLIAQSAIEPIQTVKVKFLGSNNPRLHSDEVLIALASSANADPKAAQALRSLAQLKGCQAHCSVMLSPPDEMTYKKLGLQLTCEPQYQSNKLYHR; from the coding sequence ATGACCAGACAGGGCTTTGACAACCAAAAATATCTTACCATGCAGTCCCAGCACATCCAGGAGCGCATTGCCCAGTTCGGGGGCAAGCTGTACCTGGAGTTTGGCGGCAAGCTGTTTGACGACTTTCACGCCAGCCGGGTGCTGCCTGGCTTTGAGCCGGACAGTAAGATCCGCATGCTGGCCCAGATGAAGGACAAGGCGGAGATCATTCTGGTCATTAACGCCGCTGACATTGAAAAGAACAAGGTCCGGGGCGACCTGGGCATCACCTACGACAGCGACGTGCTGCGTCTCATTGACGCCTTCCGGGGCATGGATCTGTACGTGGGCAGCGTGGTTGTGACCCAGTACGCCGGCCAGCAGGCGGCCGACCTGTTCCAGAAGCGGCTGGAGAGCCTGGGCGTGCGGGTGTACCGCCACTATCCCATCGCCGGCTATCCCCACAACATTGCCCAGATCGTCTCCGACGATGGCTTTGGCAAGAACGACTATGTGGAGACCACCCGCCCCCTGGTGGTGATCACTGCTCCCGGCCCGGGCAGCGGCAAGATGGCCACTTGCCTCAGCCAGCTCTACCACGAGCACAAGCGGGGCGTCACCGCCGGCTACGCCAAGTTTGAGACCTTCCCCATCTGGAACCTGCCCCTCAAGCACCCGGTGAACCTGGCCTACGAGGCAGCCACCGCCGACCTGGACGACGTGAACATGATCGACCCCTTCCACCTCCAGGCTTACGGGGAGACCACCGTCAACTACAACCGGGACGTGGAGGTGTTCCCCGTCCTGTCGGCCATGTTTGAGAAGATCACCGGCACCTGCCCCTACAAGTCTCCCACCGACATGGGCGTGAACATGGCGGGCAACTGCATCTATGATGACGAGGCCTGTCAGGATGCCGCCCGGCAGGAGATCGTGCGCCGCTACTACGACGCCCTGTGTGAGCGCCGCCAGGGCAAGGACGTGGATCACGCGGTGTACAAGCTGGAGCTGCTGATGCAGCAGGCGGGAGTGACCACCGCGGAGCGCAGTGTGGTGGCTCAGGCCAATCAGTTGGCCGAGGAGACCGGTGAGCCTGCCATGGCCATCGAGCTGCCCGACGGCCAGATGGTCACCGGCAAGACCTCCGAGCTGATGGGCTGCTCCGCCGCCGCCCTGCTCAACGCGCTGAAGGCTCTCTCCGGCGTGGGCGGCCACGGGGTGCACCTGATCGCCCAGAGTGCCATTGAGCCTATCCAGACCGTCAAGGTCAAGTTCCTGGGCTCCAACAACCCCCGGCTCCACTCCGACGAGGTGCTCATCGCCCTGGCCTCTTCCGCCAACGCCGACCCCAAGGCCGCCCAGGCCCTGCGGTCCCTGGCTCAGCTGAAGGGCTGCCAGGCCCACTGCTCCGTCATGCTCTCTCCCCCCGACGAGATGACTTATAAGAAGCTGGGTCTGCAGCTCACCTGCGAGCCCCAGTATCAGAGCAACAAGCTCTACCACCGGTAA
- a CDS encoding helix-turn-helix transcriptional regulator: protein MSIHERLREYLGDRDIHQKELAAALQIPKTTLSGYMTGKRQFPHEMVKKIAKELEITTDYLYGLTEDPKPPIALSRTERGLIETYRSLSREQRELISQTIRLMGEQNNRREG, encoded by the coding sequence ATGAGTATCCATGAGCGCCTGCGGGAATATTTGGGGGACCGGGATATCCACCAAAAGGAACTGGCCGCGGCACTTCAAATCCCAAAGACTACATTGAGCGGTTATATGACAGGAAAACGGCAATTTCCTCACGAAATGGTGAAGAAAATTGCAAAAGAACTGGAGATCACCACGGACTATCTCTATGGACTGACGGAAGATCCCAAGCCGCCCATTGCCCTGAGCCGGACGGAGCGAGGCCTGATTGAGACCTACCGCTCCCTCTCCCGGGAGCAGCGGGAACTCATTTCCCAGACCATCCGCCTGATGGGGGAGCAAAATAACCGCCGGGAGGGCTAA
- a CDS encoding spore germination protein: MATFQPKAPDTGPHPRREPRYDRPLTLENLEAVFQGCADFMKREIYLHGDRERVVTVCYLLGMTRNERLSDYILRPLAQDEALSRVPMDEVFKRLRYGALYNLAALVRETLDEVADDLVAGSCVIFFPGKRQALTFPVVTEEKRGVGEPSNEPALKGVRESFVESIRTNTSMVRRHMKATQLKIEEEIVGRQSRTQVDILYLDGIADPDTVAQVKRRLRDIDIDGVEAAGNIEEYLTDHLNTPFPMMPYTQRPDRFCQGLLEGRVGVMADGLPFAWMLPGTIDQFFKTGQDRAFHWMTASALNLIRWFCAVITVLVPGLYIALVTFHPEAIPVKLALSIAAAKQEVPFSTVFEVLIMLLAFEVLQEAGLRLPSPIGATVSILGGLVVGNAAVEAHIVSPAVLIAVAIAGVAGYTMPSQDFASALRLWRFLLAIAASIGGLFGLAAGCAALIYHLAGLETFGVPYLAPFTNGAGQPRGHPSLLRLPLPRMKWRDGAKNTKNRRNQR; this comes from the coding sequence ATGGCCACGTTTCAGCCCAAAGCCCCGGACACCGGTCCCCACCCGCGGCGGGAGCCCCGGTACGACCGCCCTCTCACCCTGGAGAATTTGGAGGCGGTGTTTCAAGGCTGCGCCGACTTTATGAAGCGGGAGATCTACCTCCACGGGGACCGGGAGCGGGTAGTGACGGTGTGCTACCTGCTGGGTATGACCCGCAACGAGCGCCTGAGCGACTATATCCTGCGCCCCCTGGCCCAGGACGAGGCCCTGAGCCGGGTACCCATGGACGAGGTGTTCAAGCGCCTGCGCTACGGCGCTCTCTATAACCTAGCCGCCCTGGTGCGGGAGACGCTGGATGAGGTGGCCGACGACCTGGTGGCGGGCAGCTGTGTGATTTTCTTTCCCGGGAAAAGACAGGCCCTCACCTTCCCGGTGGTCACGGAGGAGAAGCGGGGAGTGGGGGAGCCCTCCAACGAGCCTGCCCTCAAGGGGGTGCGGGAGTCCTTTGTGGAGTCCATCCGCACCAACACCTCCATGGTCCGCCGCCACATGAAGGCCACCCAGCTGAAGATCGAGGAGGAGATCGTGGGGCGGCAGTCCCGCACCCAGGTGGATATCCTCTATCTGGACGGCATCGCCGACCCGGACACGGTGGCCCAGGTCAAGCGCCGCTTGCGGGATATCGACATCGACGGGGTGGAGGCGGCGGGCAACATTGAGGAGTACCTCACCGACCACCTGAACACCCCCTTCCCCATGATGCCCTACACCCAGCGGCCCGACCGCTTCTGCCAGGGACTGCTGGAGGGGCGGGTAGGGGTGATGGCCGACGGGCTGCCCTTTGCCTGGATGCTGCCGGGCACCATCGACCAGTTCTTCAAAACCGGCCAGGACCGGGCATTTCACTGGATGACAGCCTCCGCCCTGAACCTAATCCGGTGGTTCTGCGCCGTCATTACGGTGCTGGTGCCGGGGCTGTATATCGCTCTGGTCACCTTTCACCCGGAGGCCATCCCGGTGAAGCTGGCTCTGTCCATTGCCGCCGCCAAACAGGAGGTGCCCTTCTCCACCGTCTTTGAGGTGCTTATCATGCTGCTGGCCTTTGAGGTCCTCCAGGAGGCGGGATTGCGCCTGCCCAGCCCCATCGGGGCCACGGTGTCTATTCTGGGCGGACTGGTGGTGGGCAACGCGGCAGTGGAGGCCCATATCGTTTCCCCGGCCGTGCTCATCGCCGTGGCCATTGCGGGAGTGGCGGGGTACACCATGCCATCCCAGGACTTTGCTTCCGCGCTGCGGCTGTGGCGCTTTCTGCTGGCCATCGCCGCCAGCATAGGCGGACTGTTTGGCCTGGCGGCGGGATGCGCCGCCCTCATTTACCATCTGGCGGGGCTGGAGACCTTTGGGGTGCCCTACCTGGCTCCCTTTACCAACGGAGCGGGACAGCCCCGGGGCCATCCCAGTCTGCTGCGTCTGCCTCTGCCCCGGATGAAGTGGCGGGATGGGGCCAAGAATACCAAAAATCGGAGGAATCAGCGGTGA
- a CDS encoding HAMP domain-containing sensor histidine kinase, whose product MSQSNSTALERLPEGAIQLCQGRIHAFNRAAGAQFPELAVGDQPPAFLAPALGDQTAGVFLHQGVEYVFSRTPQDCCQLLLVHPSSQSALTDRQLDGFVRQMRTFMQEMLLPVQLLSDDLSRAGGDPSGRDAAFQKTFCRMHRLLSNLDYLRSLGSSQAFFQPITMDLVGLCGRLSDEAASLLEGAGVTLTFRCNSSSLLIPGDPDLLSKLILTLLSNAAKAAPQGSVFLTLAQRRDRAILSVTDSGQDFAQEDLDTLFPSPLPDDRIPDPQEGAGMGLAIARHIVALHKGTMLLERRESGALLSVVSLPTGPLDTRLQVQSPRIEDTGGLSPVLVELSDVLPQSMFRTEDYD is encoded by the coding sequence ATGTCCCAGTCCAATTCCACTGCCCTGGAGCGGCTGCCTGAGGGGGCTATCCAGCTCTGCCAGGGCCGTATCCATGCTTTTAACCGGGCCGCCGGAGCCCAGTTCCCTGAGCTGGCCGTGGGAGACCAGCCCCCCGCCTTTTTGGCTCCCGCCTTGGGAGACCAGACCGCGGGTGTCTTTCTCCACCAGGGGGTGGAGTATGTCTTCAGCCGCACCCCCCAGGACTGCTGCCAGCTGCTGCTGGTCCACCCCTCCTCCCAGTCCGCCCTGACCGACCGCCAGCTGGACGGCTTTGTGCGCCAGATGCGCACCTTTATGCAGGAGATGCTCCTGCCGGTCCAGCTGCTCTCCGACGATCTCTCCCGGGCGGGAGGCGATCCATCAGGCCGGGATGCCGCCTTTCAGAAGACCTTCTGCCGGATGCACCGGCTGCTGTCCAACCTGGACTATCTGCGTTCCCTGGGCTCGTCCCAGGCCTTTTTCCAACCCATCACCATGGACCTGGTGGGGCTGTGCGGCCGTCTCAGCGATGAGGCCGCCTCCCTGCTGGAGGGCGCCGGGGTGACCCTCACCTTCCGCTGCAACAGCAGTTCCCTGCTGATTCCCGGCGACCCGGACCTGCTGTCCAAGCTGATTCTCACCCTGCTGTCCAACGCGGCCAAGGCCGCTCCCCAGGGCTCGGTCTTCCTCACCCTAGCCCAGCGCCGGGACCGGGCCATCCTCTCGGTCACCGACAGCGGCCAGGATTTTGCCCAGGAGGATCTGGACACCCTCTTCCCCTCTCCCCTGCCCGACGACCGCATCCCGGACCCCCAGGAGGGCGCAGGCATGGGGCTGGCCATCGCCCGGCACATCGTGGCCCTCCACAAGGGCACCATGCTGTTGGAGCGCCGGGAGAGCGGCGCACTGCTGTCGGTGGTCTCTCTGCCCACCGGACCGCTGGACACCCGGCTGCAGGTCCAGTCCCCCCGCATCGAGGACACCGGCGGGCTCTCCCCCGTGTTGGTGGAGCTGTCTGACGTGCTTCCCCAGTCTATGTTCCGCACGGAAGATTACGATTAA
- a CDS encoding GerAB/ArcD/ProY family transporter, whose amino-acid sequence MQHRQTISQTQLCALLWASLLAPAAELLPAVTLPWAGKAAWLTTLLAFPVLAAVGWVLSHAAWRRDGLPQIIRAGFGPVVGRGILLLYMVWGEFLLALRLRLCAQRLLASGERDGSLWFYLPVAALLALWMARGKLAAFARAGQVLLAVVLTAAAVVLGLALFQVRPEHLLPLWWQDALPVASGVLPACGVLGWGMFAAFLLGNTEPAKHSRRDWLVWSGVGCLLLSLEQLVVVGNLGESLAQRLHSPFFALAKSVGVEGAFQRVESIVSALWIFGDLALLGVILFALWEMARTVWKKAEQKTVVTAAVLPAIIISMAAFPDGVGAEAAGRGIVLVGNLILGAALPVFGAGAAALSKRSGNKGTSCG is encoded by the coding sequence ATGCAACACCGCCAAACCATCTCCCAAACCCAGCTGTGCGCCCTGCTGTGGGCCTCTCTGCTTGCTCCAGCGGCGGAGCTGCTCCCGGCCGTCACCCTGCCCTGGGCGGGCAAGGCAGCCTGGCTTACCACGCTGCTGGCCTTTCCAGTGCTGGCGGCGGTGGGCTGGGTGCTCTCCCATGCGGCCTGGCGGCGGGATGGGCTGCCTCAGATCATCCGCGCCGGGTTTGGTCCTGTCGTTGGCCGGGGGATTTTACTTTTATATATGGTATGGGGGGAATTCCTCCTGGCCCTCCGCCTGCGGCTGTGTGCCCAGCGTCTGCTGGCCTCGGGGGAGCGGGACGGCTCTTTGTGGTTTTACCTGCCAGTGGCCGCCCTGCTGGCGCTGTGGATGGCCCGGGGAAAGCTGGCCGCCTTTGCCCGGGCTGGACAGGTGCTGCTGGCCGTGGTGCTGACGGCTGCGGCCGTGGTGCTGGGCCTGGCGCTGTTTCAGGTGCGGCCGGAGCATCTGCTCCCTCTGTGGTGGCAGGACGCCCTGCCGGTAGCCAGCGGTGTTTTGCCTGCCTGCGGCGTGTTAGGGTGGGGCATGTTTGCTGCCTTCCTATTAGGAAACACAGAACCCGCCAAACATTCCAGGCGGGACTGGCTCGTTTGGAGCGGCGTAGGCTGCCTGCTGTTGTCGCTGGAGCAGCTGGTGGTGGTGGGCAATCTGGGCGAATCTCTGGCCCAGCGCCTCCACAGCCCCTTCTTTGCCCTGGCCAAGAGCGTGGGGGTGGAGGGAGCCTTCCAGCGGGTGGAGAGCATTGTGTCCGCGCTATGGATCTTTGGCGATCTGGCTCTGCTTGGAGTGATCCTGTTTGCCCTTTGGGAAATGGCCCGAACGGTATGGAAGAAAGCGGAGCAGAAAACGGTGGTAACAGCCGCCGTTCTCCCTGCGATAATTATTAGTATGGCCGCCTTTCCCGATGGGGTGGGAGCGGAGGCTGCCGGACGGGGTATTGTATTGGTAGGGAACCTGATTTTAGGTGCCGCCCTTCCTGTGTTTGGAGCAGGCGCAGCTGCATTGTCAAAAAGAAGTGGAAATAAAGGCACATCTTGTGGGTGA
- a CDS encoding 4Fe-4S binding protein has translation MIRKIIHIDESKCNGCGACAAACHEGAIQMVDGVAKLTREDYCDGLGDCLPACPTGAITFEMREAPAYDEAAVKAAQAAKKAQEPLACGCPGEMAKTLHPAAAPAAAPVAQGEPVSQLSQWPVQIKLVNPMAPYFQGCRLLVAADCTAYAYANFHQRFIRGHVTLVGCPKLDSVDYSEKLTEILMRNEVKSVTVVRMEVPCCGGIELAVKKALQASGKMIPWQVVTIGTNGTILDET, from the coding sequence ATGATCCGTAAGATCATTCACATTGACGAGAGTAAATGTAACGGCTGCGGGGCCTGTGCCGCCGCCTGCCACGAGGGTGCCATCCAGATGGTGGACGGGGTGGCCAAGCTGACCCGGGAGGACTACTGCGACGGCCTGGGCGACTGTCTGCCCGCCTGCCCCACCGGAGCCATCACCTTTGAGATGCGGGAGGCTCCCGCCTACGACGAGGCGGCGGTGAAGGCCGCTCAGGCGGCGAAAAAGGCCCAGGAGCCTCTGGCCTGCGGCTGCCCCGGGGAGATGGCCAAGACCCTGCACCCCGCCGCCGCTCCTGCTGCGGCTCCAGTGGCCCAGGGAGAGCCGGTGAGCCAGCTCAGTCAGTGGCCGGTGCAGATCAAGCTGGTCAACCCCATGGCACCCTACTTCCAGGGCTGCCGCCTGCTGGTGGCCGCCGACTGTACCGCCTACGCCTACGCCAACTTTCACCAGCGCTTTATCCGGGGCCATGTGACCCTGGTGGGCTGCCCCAAGCTGGACAGCGTGGATTACAGCGAGAAGCTCACCGAGATCCTAATGCGCAACGAGGTGAAGAGCGTCACCGTGGTGCGCATGGAGGTGCCCTGCTGCGGCGGCATCGAGCTGGCGGTGAAGAAGGCACTCCAGGCCAGCGGCAAGATGATCCCCTGGCAGGTAGTGACCATCGGCACCAACGGAACGATTTTGGACGAGACCTAA
- the spoIIP gene encoding stage II sporulation protein P, producing the protein MANRGRKNHWQRAMRRGVGLGLAAVAVWGVTMTADLSGVTEVLRTWADRPAVAVALLESQLGSLPEETVQGSLTGWNRLLVGQSALLSAGQDEVEGQIQGQQQEQQNSSDSSEPSTEPEEAPDDDDQVDTPLQPPVSQDGILEMTGVGKEGGQYLSQNGVYLYNRTGKSLDESVFSAGMVHFTLGEGPQILILHTHGSEAYSQSDGLTYQESDSYRTTDCTRNMVRVGEEMAKIFRENGFEVIHDTNLYDYPAYNGAYDRSGAAVKDWLAKYPSIKIILDVHRDALVGNDGSIYKLVSQENGEKVAQVMLVVGTDGGGASHPYWIDNLALAIRYQQELISDYVTLARPIVLRNSRYNQNLSTGSLLVEVGGHGNTLTEALAGARLFAKSVSQVLLGLKA; encoded by the coding sequence ATGGCAAACCGAGGAAGAAAAAACCACTGGCAGCGGGCAATGCGCCGCGGCGTGGGGCTTGGTCTGGCGGCGGTGGCAGTGTGGGGGGTGACGATGACCGCCGACCTGTCGGGCGTAACAGAGGTGCTGCGCACCTGGGCGGACCGCCCGGCGGTGGCGGTTGCTCTGCTGGAGAGCCAGCTGGGCTCTCTGCCCGAAGAGACTGTGCAGGGAAGTCTCACAGGCTGGAACCGACTGCTGGTGGGGCAGTCCGCCCTGCTCTCGGCGGGACAGGACGAGGTGGAAGGCCAAATTCAGGGCCAGCAGCAGGAACAGCAAAATTCGTCGGATTCGTCGGAGCCCTCCACAGAACCGGAGGAGGCTCCGGACGACGATGACCAGGTGGATACGCCCCTTCAGCCGCCGGTGTCTCAGGACGGAATCCTGGAGATGACCGGTGTAGGAAAGGAGGGAGGGCAGTACCTCAGCCAAAATGGGGTGTACCTCTATAACCGCACAGGCAAGAGCCTGGATGAATCGGTATTTTCTGCGGGAATGGTCCATTTTACACTGGGAGAAGGCCCTCAGATTCTGATTTTACATACCCACGGCAGCGAGGCCTACTCCCAGAGCGACGGCCTCACCTACCAAGAGAGCGATTCCTATCGCACCACCGACTGTACCCGCAACATGGTGCGGGTGGGGGAGGAGATGGCCAAAATTTTCCGGGAAAATGGGTTTGAGGTCATCCACGACACCAATTTGTACGACTACCCCGCCTATAACGGGGCCTATGACCGCTCGGGCGCGGCGGTGAAGGACTGGCTGGCCAAGTACCCCTCCATTAAAATCATTCTGGATGTCCACCGGGATGCTCTGGTGGGAAACGATGGCTCCATCTATAAATTGGTCAGCCAGGAAAATGGGGAAAAAGTGGCTCAGGTGATGCTGGTGGTGGGTACCGACGGCGGCGGAGCGTCCCACCCTTACTGGATCGACAACCTGGCTCTGGCGATTCGATATCAGCAGGAGCTGATTTCTGACTATGTCACCCTGGCCCGGCCCATTGTGCTGCGCAACAGCCGGTATAACCAGAACCTGTCCACCGGCTCTTTGCTGGTAGAGGTAGGGGGACACGGAAATACACTTACCGAGGCCTTGGCCGGGGCGCGGCTGTTTGCTAAGAGCGTGTCCCAGGTGCTGCTGGGGCTGAAAGCATAA
- a CDS encoding Ger(x)C family spore germination C-terminal domain-containing protein, with translation MLEVPLSQGRVVVRVTGSALVCTPKMENGQFTAVDLNCRVTAEVAEVEGELSQEDLEQVKQAVDSRQQRRLTQALERLQSWGADCVGLGQRLAMADPARGEKLLEQWPEMFPSLPVQVSVETSLTRLLFMEES, from the coding sequence GTGCTGGAGGTCCCCCTATCCCAGGGGCGGGTGGTAGTGCGGGTCACCGGCTCCGCCCTGGTGTGTACGCCCAAGATGGAGAATGGGCAGTTCACCGCTGTGGACCTGAACTGCCGGGTAACGGCCGAGGTGGCCGAGGTGGAGGGCGAACTCAGCCAGGAGGATCTGGAGCAGGTGAAGCAGGCGGTGGACAGCCGTCAGCAGCGGCGCCTCACCCAGGCCCTGGAGCGGCTCCAGAGCTGGGGCGCGGACTGTGTAGGCCTGGGACAGCGGCTGGCTATGGCTGACCCTGCCCGAGGAGAAAAGCTGTTGGAGCAGTGGCCGGAGATGTTTCCGTCACTGCCGGTGCAGGTGTCGGTGGAGACTTCACTTACCAGATTGTTATTTATGGAGGAGTCGTGA
- a CDS encoding acetyl-CoA C-acetyltransferase, protein MKEVYVVNCCRTAIGSFGGSLKDVPAAEMGAVVMKEALNRAGVKPEQVDEVMFGCILTAGLGQNPARQAAVKAGIPFQVPAYTVGMVCGSGMKSVIEGARSILAGDADVVLAGGTENMSAAPFALPDERWGARMGDKKVVDTMIKDGLWDAYNNYHMGTTAENICDVWGITREELDEFAASSQNKAEAAQKAGRFDDEIVPIMIKKKKEMVEFKVDEFPRAGVTAEGISKLRGAFPVGPEGVEDEIVHTFEVTQVHEADTKKHVQRVTAANASGINDGAAAIVLASGEAVEKYGLKPMAKLVSWGQGGVDPKIMGVGPVPASRQAMEKAGLKIEDMDLIEANEAFAAQSIAVARELHFDMSKVNVNGGAIALGHPVGASGARIIVTLLHEMQKRDEAKKGLATLCIGGGQGVATIFEKC, encoded by the coding sequence ATGAAAGAAGTCTATGTTGTCAACTGCTGCCGCACCGCCATCGGTTCCTTTGGCGGAAGCCTGAAGGATGTGCCCGCCGCTGAGATGGGCGCTGTGGTCATGAAGGAAGCCCTCAACCGCGCCGGCGTGAAGCCCGAGCAGGTAGACGAGGTTATGTTCGGCTGCATCCTCACCGCTGGTCTGGGCCAGAACCCTGCCCGCCAGGCCGCTGTGAAGGCCGGTATCCCCTTCCAGGTTCCCGCTTACACCGTGGGTATGGTGTGCGGCTCCGGTATGAAGAGCGTCATCGAGGGCGCCCGCAGCATCCTGGCCGGCGACGCTGATGTGGTCCTGGCCGGCGGCACCGAGAACATGTCCGCTGCTCCCTTTGCTCTGCCTGACGAGCGCTGGGGCGCCCGCATGGGCGACAAGAAGGTCGTGGACACCATGATCAAGGACGGCCTGTGGGACGCTTATAACAACTATCACATGGGCACCACCGCCGAGAACATCTGCGACGTGTGGGGCATCACCCGCGAGGAGCTGGACGAGTTCGCCGCTTCCTCTCAGAATAAGGCTGAGGCTGCTCAGAAGGCCGGCCGCTTCGACGACGAGATCGTGCCCATCATGATCAAGAAGAAGAAGGAAATGGTGGAGTTCAAGGTGGACGAGTTCCCCCGCGCCGGTGTGACCGCCGAGGGTATCTCCAAGCTGCGCGGCGCCTTCCCCGTGGGTCCCGAGGGCGTGGAGGACGAGATCGTCCACACCTTTGAGGTCACCCAGGTCCATGAGGCCGACACCAAGAAGCACGTCCAGCGTGTCACCGCTGCCAACGCCTCCGGCATCAACGACGGCGCTGCCGCCATCGTGCTGGCTTCCGGCGAGGCCGTGGAGAAGTATGGTCTGAAGCCCATGGCCAAGCTGGTCTCCTGGGGCCAGGGCGGCGTGGATCCCAAGATCATGGGCGTGGGTCCTGTGCCCGCTTCCCGTCAGGCTATGGAGAAGGCCGGCCTGAAGATCGAGGATATGGACCTGATCGAGGCCAACGAGGCCTTTGCTGCTCAGTCCATCGCTGTGGCTCGTGAGCTGCACTTTGATATGAGCAAGGTCAACGTCAACGGCGGTGCCATCGCTCTGGGTCACCCCGTCGGCGCTTCCGGCGCCCGTATCATCGTCACCCTGCTGCACGAGATGCAGAAGCGCGACGAGGCCAAGAAGGGTCTGGCTACTCTGTGCATCGGCGGCGGCCAGGGCGTTGCCACCATCTTCGAGAAGTGCTGA
- a CDS encoding nucleoside deaminase, with protein sequence MDHKDYMARALELAAQAAEHGDVPVGCVIVKDGKIVGEGRNRREEHGDATAHAELEAIRDACARLGSWRLHGCTLYVTLEPCPMCAGGIINSRIETVRYGARDEKAGCCSSVLNLFEERFNHHPRIYRGPLEPQCQKILQDFFLDLRENEEN encoded by the coding sequence ATGGACCACAAGGACTATATGGCCCGCGCCCTGGAGCTGGCCGCTCAGGCAGCCGAGCACGGAGACGTGCCAGTGGGATGCGTCATCGTTAAGGACGGAAAAATCGTGGGAGAGGGGCGCAACCGCCGGGAGGAACACGGCGATGCCACCGCCCACGCCGAGCTGGAGGCCATCCGGGATGCCTGCGCCCGTCTGGGCAGCTGGCGGCTGCACGGGTGCACCCTGTACGTCACCCTGGAGCCCTGCCCCATGTGCGCCGGAGGCATCATCAACTCCCGCATTGAGACAGTGCGCTACGGCGCCCGGGATGAAAAGGCGGGGTGCTGCTCGTCGGTGCTCAACCTGTTTGAGGAGCGCTTTAACCACCATCCCCGGATTTATCGGGGACCTCTGGAGCCCCAGTGCCAGAAGATTCTCCAGGACTTTTTCCTGGACCTGCGGGAGAACGAGGAAAACTGA
- a CDS encoding TSUP family transporter produces the protein MLSEQLLHTLLIVCPLVFLGGLVDAVAGGGGLITLPAYLLAGLPPHAASATNKCGNVWGTLLATYRFLKRGEVHLSSAVCGGVGALIGAWAGAKLNMIMPERYLYYLMLIIVPVMAVFLLFKREFGTEDHSHELSPRRLLILSLGIGLVMGCYDGFFGPGAGTFLMLAFTGLCKFDLLTASGNTKVANSASNVASLVTFALAGQVVWSVGIPAAICGIAGGYVGSGLALKNGAKVIRPMFFVVLALLTIRLIYDLLVA, from the coding sequence ATGCTTTCTGAACAATTGCTGCATACCCTGCTGATCGTCTGCCCCCTGGTCTTTTTGGGCGGACTGGTGGACGCGGTGGCCGGCGGCGGCGGACTGATCACACTGCCCGCCTATCTGCTGGCCGGCCTGCCCCCCCATGCCGCCTCTGCCACCAATAAGTGCGGCAACGTGTGGGGCACCCTACTGGCCACCTACCGATTCCTCAAGCGGGGTGAGGTCCATCTCTCCAGCGCGGTGTGCGGCGGCGTGGGCGCTCTGATCGGAGCCTGGGCCGGCGCCAAGCTCAACATGATCATGCCGGAGCGTTACCTCTATTATCTGATGTTGATCATCGTGCCGGTGATGGCTGTTTTCCTGCTGTTCAAGCGGGAGTTCGGCACCGAGGACCACTCCCATGAGCTCTCTCCCCGGCGGCTGCTGATCCTGTCTCTGGGAATCGGGCTGGTCATGGGCTGTTACGACGGCTTCTTCGGCCCCGGCGCAGGCACCTTCCTGATGCTGGCCTTTACCGGGCTGTGTAAATTTGATCTGCTCACCGCCTCGGGTAATACGAAAGTGGCTAATTCCGCTTCCAATGTGGCCTCGCTGGTCACCTTTGCCCTGGCCGGACAGGTGGTCTGGTCCGTGGGCATCCCCGCTGCCATCTGCGGCATCGCAGGAGGCTATGTGGGTTCCGGTCTGGCGCTGAAGAATGGAGCGAAGGTCATCCGGCCCATGTTCTTTGTGGTGCTGGCCCTGCTCACCATCCGCCTGATTTATGATCTGCTTGTCGCATGA